The Lepus europaeus isolate LE1 chromosome 21, mLepTim1.pri, whole genome shotgun sequence genome has a window encoding:
- the PCOLCE gene encoding procollagen C-endopeptidase enhancer 1 — protein MLPAATASLLGPLLTAWALLPLAQGQTPNYTRPVFLCGGEVTGDSGYVASEGFPNLYPPNKECIWTITVPEGQTVSLSFRVFDLELHPSCRYDALEVFAGSGTSGQRLGRFCGTFRPAPLVAPGNQVTLRMTADEGTGGRGFLLWYSGRATSGTEHQFCGGRMEKEQGTLTTPNWPESDYPPGISCSWHIIAPPDQVIALTFGKFDLEPDTYCRYDSVSVFNGAVSDDAKRLGKFCGDTAPGPISSEGNELLVQFVSDLSVTADGFSASYRILPRGAAAQGPAQGAGEEARPGPALVDSGPKPGVGPKVKPPVKPRLQPAGKPEASPEAKAPPQDPDVPSIPCPKQCQRTGTMQSNFCTSNLVVTGTVKSIVRGPGEGLWVTVSLIGAYKTGGLELPSPPTDASLKFYVPCKHCRPLKKGASYLLMGQVKENGGPMLPPDSFVVLYRPTQHQILTNLSKRKCPSQPAQSQ, from the exons ATGCTTCCTGCTGCCACAGCCTCCCTCCTGGGGCCCCTCCTCACGGCCTGGGCCCTGCTTCCTCTCGCCCAGGGCCAGACCCCCAACTACACCAG ACCTGTGTTCCTGTGTGGAGGGGAGGTGACTGGGGATTCGGGCTACGTGGCAAGCGAGGGTTTCCCCAACCTCTACCCCCCCAATAAAGAGTGCATCTGGACAATCACG GTCCCCGAGGGCCAGACTGTGTCCCTCTCCTTCCGAGTCTTTGACCTGGAGCTGCACCCCTCCTGCCGCTACGATGCTCTGGAGGTTTTTGCTGGGTCTGGAACCTCGGGCCAGCGGCTTGGGCGCTTCTGCGGGACCTTCCGGCCGGCGCCTCTAGTCGCCCCCGGCAACCAGGTGACCCTAAGGATGACAGCGGACGAAGGCACGGGAGGACGAGGATTCCTGCTCTGGTACAGCGGGCGGGCCACCTCGGGCACTG agcaCCAGTTTTGCGGGGGGCGGATGGAGAAGGAGCAGGGAACCCTGACCACGCCCAACTGGCCCGAGTCGGATTATCCCCCGGGCATCAGCTGTTCCTGGCACATCATCGCGCCCCCTGACCAG GTCATCGCGCTGACCTTCGGGAAGTTTGACCTGGAGCCGGACACCTACTGTCGCTACGACTCGGTCAGCGTGTTCAACGGAGCCGTGAGCGACGACGCCAAGAGGCTGGGAAAGTTCTGCGGCGACACGGCCCCGGG CCCCATCTCCTCCGAAGGGAATGAGCTCCTTGTCCAGTTCGTGTCGGATCTCAGCGTCACCGCCGACGGCTTCTCGGCCTCCTACCGAATCCTGCCACGGGGCGCGGCAGCGCAAGGGCCAGCCCAGGGTGCAGGAGAGGAGGCCCGGCCGGGTCCCGCACTCGTCGACTCTGGCCCTAAGCCGGGAGTTGGACCCAAAGTCAAGCCGCCCGTGAAGCCGCGCCTCCAACCTGCAGGGAAGCCGGAGGCCTCGCCAGAGGCCAAGGCACCTCCCCAGGACCCCG ATGTACCCAGCATCCCCTGCCCAAAGCAGTGCCAGCGGACAGGCACCATGCAGAGCAACTTTTGTACCAGCAACCTGG TGGTGACTGGGACAGTAAAGTCCATAGTTCGGGGCCCGGGTGAGGGTCTCTGGGTCACAGTCAGTCTCATTGGTGCTTACAAAACCGGAGGACTGGAGCTGCCCTCTCCACCCACTGACGCCTCCCTGAAGTTTTATGTGCCCTGCAAGCACTGTCGCCCCCTGAAGAAAG GAGCCAGTTACCTGCTGATGGGCCAGGTGAAAGA
- the FBXO24 gene encoding F-box only protein 24 isoform X2 yields MGEKAGPSLRRRRVKRSCPSCGPEPGGEEKKGRGNPVSVQLFPPELVEHIISFLPVRDVIALGRTCHYFHQVCDAEGVWRRICRKLSPRLREQGSGVRPWKRAAILNYTKGLYFQAFGGRRRCLSKSVAPLLAHGYRRFLPTKDHVFILDYVGTLFFLKNALVSSTLGQIQWKRACRYVVLCRGAKDFASDPRCDTVYRKYLYVLATREQTGVVGATGNRACDCVEVYLQSSGQRVFKMTFHHSMSFKQIVLVGQETHRALLLLTEEGKIYSLVVNETQLDQPRSYTVQLTLRKVSRCLPHLRVTCMASNQSSTLYITDQGGVYFEVHTPGVYRDLFGTLQAFDPLDQQMPLALSLPAKILFCALGYNHLGLVDEFGRIFMQGNNRYGQLGTGDKMDRGEPTQVHYLQCPIAMWCGLNHSLVLSQSSDFSKELLGCGCGAGGRLPGWPKGSASFVRLHVKVPLCACSLCSTRECLYMLSSHDIEHHPAYRDLPASRTPEPTGACASQDPGGAARACKEYLIQIDSCPTLQERMEKMREIVGWMPLMAAQKDFFWEALDMLQRAAGGGRPGSPTHES; encoded by the exons ATGGGCGAGAAGGCGGGCCCTTCGCTAAGGAGGAGGCGG GTGAAGCGGAGCTGCCCTTCCTGTGGCCCGGAGCCCGGGGGTGAAGAGAAGAAGGGCAGAGGGAACCCTGTTTCTGTTCAGTTGTTCCCCCCAGAGCTG GTGGAGCATATCATCTCCTTCCTCCCTGTCAGAGACGTGATCGCCCTGGGCCGGACCTGCCACTACTTCCACCAAGTGTGCGATGCCGAGGGCGTGTGGAGACGTATCTGTCGCAAGCTCAGTCCCCGCCTCCGAGAGCAGGGGTCCGGGGTCCGGCCCTGGAAGAGAGCCGCCATTCTTAACT ACACCAAGGGACTGTATTTCCAGGCCTTTGGAGGCCGCCGCCGGTGTCTCAGCAAGAGCGTGGCCCCTCTGCTAGCCCATGGCTACCGCCGCTTCCTGCCCACCAAGGATCACGTCTTCATTCTTGACTATGTGGGGACGCTCTTCTTCCTCAAAAATGCCCTGGTCTCCTCCACCCTTGGCCAAATCCAGTGGAAGCGGGCCTGCCGCTATGTTGTATTGTGTCGTGGAGCCAAGGAT TTCGCCTCAGACCCAAGATGTGACACGGTTTACCGGAAGTACCTCTACGTCCTGGCCACTCGAGAGCAGACGGGAGTGGTTGGTGCAACCGGCAACCGGGCCTGTGACTGTGTTGAGGTCTATCTGCAGTCCAGCGGGCAGCGAGTCTTCAAGATGACCTTCCACCACTCCATGAGCTTCAAACAGATCGTGCTGGTAGGGCAGGAGACCCACCGGGCGCTGCTGCTCCTCACAG agGAAGGCAAGATCTACTCTTTGGTAGTGAATGAGACCCAGCTAGATCAGCCCCGCTCCTACACCGTCCAGCTGACCCTGCGGAAGGTGTCCCGCTGCCTGCCTCACCTGCGTGTGACCTGCATGGCCTCCAACCAGAGCAGTACCCTCTACATCACGG ACCAGGGTGGAGTGTATTTTGAGGTGCATACCCCAGGGGTGTATCGTGATCTCTTTGGGACCCTTCAAGCCTTTGACCCCCTGGACCAGCAGATGCCACTTGCTCTCTCACTGCCTGCCAAG ATCCTATTCTGTGCTCTTGGCTATAATCATCTTGGCCTGGTGGATGAATTTGGCCGAATCTTTATGCAGGGAAATAACCGATACGGGCAGCTGGGAACAGGGGACAAAATGGACCGAGGGGAACCCACGCAG GTACATTATCTGCAATGCCCGATTGCCATGTGGTGCGGCCTCAACCACTCCCTGGTGCTGAGCCAGAGCTCGGACTTCAGCAAGGAACTGCTGGGCTGCGGCTGTGGGGCTGGAGGCCGCCTCCCCGGCTGGCCTAAGGGAAGCGCCTCCTTCGTCAGGCTCCACGTCAAG GTCCCCCTGTGTGCCTGCTCCCTCTGCTCCACCAGAGAGTGCCTCTACATGCTGTCCAGCCACGACATCGAGCACCATCCCGCCTATCGGGACCTGCCAGCCAGCAGGACCCCAGAGCCCACGGGGGCCTGTGCATCGCAGGACCCCGGGGGGGCTGCCCGGGCCTGCAAGGAGTACCTCATCCAGATCGACAGCTGCCCCACGCTGCAGGAGCGCATGGAGAAGATGCGGGAGATCGTGGGCTGGATGCCCTTAATGGCCGCACAGAAGGATTTCTTCTGGGAGGCCTTGGACATGCTGCAGAGGGCAGCTGGCGGGGGCCGCCCAGGCTCCCCGACCCATGAGAGCTGA
- the FBXO24 gene encoding F-box only protein 24 isoform X1 → MVRSQRRKLQNLTGLCGWEEGRRVKRSCPSCGPEPGGEEKKGRGNPVSVQLFPPELVEHIISFLPVRDVIALGRTCHYFHQVCDAEGVWRRICRKLSPRLREQGSGVRPWKRAAILNYTKGLYFQAFGGRRRCLSKSVAPLLAHGYRRFLPTKDHVFILDYVGTLFFLKNALVSSTLGQIQWKRACRYVVLCRGAKDFASDPRCDTVYRKYLYVLATREQTGVVGATGNRACDCVEVYLQSSGQRVFKMTFHHSMSFKQIVLVGQETHRALLLLTEEGKIYSLVVNETQLDQPRSYTVQLTLRKVSRCLPHLRVTCMASNQSSTLYITDQGGVYFEVHTPGVYRDLFGTLQAFDPLDQQMPLALSLPAKILFCALGYNHLGLVDEFGRIFMQGNNRYGQLGTGDKMDRGEPTQVHYLQCPIAMWCGLNHSLVLSQSSDFSKELLGCGCGAGGRLPGWPKGSASFVRLHVKVPLCACSLCSTRECLYMLSSHDIEHHPAYRDLPASRTPEPTGACASQDPGGAARACKEYLIQIDSCPTLQERMEKMREIVGWMPLMAAQKDFFWEALDMLQRAAGGGRPGSPTHES, encoded by the exons ATGGTGAGAAGCCAGAGACGGAAGCTGCAAAATCTCACTGGGCTGTGCGGATGGGAGGAGGGGCGCAGG GTGAAGCGGAGCTGCCCTTCCTGTGGCCCGGAGCCCGGGGGTGAAGAGAAGAAGGGCAGAGGGAACCCTGTTTCTGTTCAGTTGTTCCCCCCAGAGCTG GTGGAGCATATCATCTCCTTCCTCCCTGTCAGAGACGTGATCGCCCTGGGCCGGACCTGCCACTACTTCCACCAAGTGTGCGATGCCGAGGGCGTGTGGAGACGTATCTGTCGCAAGCTCAGTCCCCGCCTCCGAGAGCAGGGGTCCGGGGTCCGGCCCTGGAAGAGAGCCGCCATTCTTAACT ACACCAAGGGACTGTATTTCCAGGCCTTTGGAGGCCGCCGCCGGTGTCTCAGCAAGAGCGTGGCCCCTCTGCTAGCCCATGGCTACCGCCGCTTCCTGCCCACCAAGGATCACGTCTTCATTCTTGACTATGTGGGGACGCTCTTCTTCCTCAAAAATGCCCTGGTCTCCTCCACCCTTGGCCAAATCCAGTGGAAGCGGGCCTGCCGCTATGTTGTATTGTGTCGTGGAGCCAAGGAT TTCGCCTCAGACCCAAGATGTGACACGGTTTACCGGAAGTACCTCTACGTCCTGGCCACTCGAGAGCAGACGGGAGTGGTTGGTGCAACCGGCAACCGGGCCTGTGACTGTGTTGAGGTCTATCTGCAGTCCAGCGGGCAGCGAGTCTTCAAGATGACCTTCCACCACTCCATGAGCTTCAAACAGATCGTGCTGGTAGGGCAGGAGACCCACCGGGCGCTGCTGCTCCTCACAG agGAAGGCAAGATCTACTCTTTGGTAGTGAATGAGACCCAGCTAGATCAGCCCCGCTCCTACACCGTCCAGCTGACCCTGCGGAAGGTGTCCCGCTGCCTGCCTCACCTGCGTGTGACCTGCATGGCCTCCAACCAGAGCAGTACCCTCTACATCACGG ACCAGGGTGGAGTGTATTTTGAGGTGCATACCCCAGGGGTGTATCGTGATCTCTTTGGGACCCTTCAAGCCTTTGACCCCCTGGACCAGCAGATGCCACTTGCTCTCTCACTGCCTGCCAAG ATCCTATTCTGTGCTCTTGGCTATAATCATCTTGGCCTGGTGGATGAATTTGGCCGAATCTTTATGCAGGGAAATAACCGATACGGGCAGCTGGGAACAGGGGACAAAATGGACCGAGGGGAACCCACGCAG GTACATTATCTGCAATGCCCGATTGCCATGTGGTGCGGCCTCAACCACTCCCTGGTGCTGAGCCAGAGCTCGGACTTCAGCAAGGAACTGCTGGGCTGCGGCTGTGGGGCTGGAGGCCGCCTCCCCGGCTGGCCTAAGGGAAGCGCCTCCTTCGTCAGGCTCCACGTCAAG GTCCCCCTGTGTGCCTGCTCCCTCTGCTCCACCAGAGAGTGCCTCTACATGCTGTCCAGCCACGACATCGAGCACCATCCCGCCTATCGGGACCTGCCAGCCAGCAGGACCCCAGAGCCCACGGGGGCCTGTGCATCGCAGGACCCCGGGGGGGCTGCCCGGGCCTGCAAGGAGTACCTCATCCAGATCGACAGCTGCCCCACGCTGCAGGAGCGCATGGAGAAGATGCGGGAGATCGTGGGCTGGATGCCCTTAATGGCCGCACAGAAGGATTTCTTCTGGGAGGCCTTGGACATGCTGCAGAGGGCAGCTGGCGGGGGCCGCCCAGGCTCCCCGACCCATGAGAGCTGA